Proteins encoded within one genomic window of Scyliorhinus torazame isolate Kashiwa2021f unplaced genomic scaffold, sScyTor2.1 scaffold_789, whole genome shotgun sequence:
- the LOC140406668 gene encoding uncharacterized protein, translated as MGKPWKCGDCGKGFKSPSGLEIHQRSHTRERTFNCSDCGKSYKNAGNLIIHQRIHTREKLFICSTCGMEFTSASNLTSHQRVHTGEKPYDCSQCGKSFRSSSNLTEHLRVHTGERPFHCSECGQRFTCSSHLTDHKRVHTGERPFICSVCGKGFIKSAHLLRHQRIHTEERPFTCTDCGKNFTNPYNLRDHQLIHTGEKPFTCTECRKGFALKSQLRRHKLVHTDERPFQCSDCEKSFKSGSDLTKHQRLHSGEKPFTCPVCGRGFTRPSNRLAHQRVHM; from the coding sequence atggggaaaccgtggaaatgtggtgactgtgggaagggattcaaatccCCATCAGGGCTGGAAATTCATCAACGTAGTCACACCAGGGAGAGGACTTTCAACTGCTCTGACTGTGGTAAAAGCTATAAGAATGCTGGGAATCTAATTattcatcaacgtattcacacaagAGAGAAGCTGTTTATCTGCTCCACCTGTGGAATGGAATTCACTTCAGCATCCAACCTAAcgtcgcaccagcgagttcacactggagagaaaccgtacgattgctctcagtgtgggaagagcttccggtcttcatccaacctcactgagcatctacgggttcacactggggaaagaccattccACTGCTCTGAGTGTGGGCAGAGATTCACTTGTTCTTCCCACCTCACTGATCACAAGCGtgtccacactggtgagaggccgttcatctgctccgtgtgtgggaagggatttattaaaTCGGCACACCTTCTCAGACACCAGCGTATTCACACtgaagagagaccgttcacctgcactgATTGTGGGAAGAATTTCACTAATCCATATAATCTCCGGGATCACCagctaattcacactggggagaaacctttTACCTGCACTGAGTGTAGGAAGGGATTTGCTTTGAAATCTCAGCTTCGGAGACataaacttgttcacactgatgagagaccattccaatgttctgactgtgagaagagctttaaaagcggaAGTGATTTGACAAAACACCAGCGACTCCATTCCGGGGAAAAGCCGTTCACCTGCCCCGTGTGTGGCAGAGGATTCACTCGGCCATCCAATCGTCTGGCACACCAGAGGGTTCAcatgtga